CTTGCCTTTAAACCTTTTAATTCTCGCTGAGTGGGAAATAACTTAATGGACTTGGTATAACTAGATTTTCCATAGGGTTCTTGATTGGAAGGTCCCTTTGATACCTTCCTTTATTATCGGATTTATACTTGCATCATGCCTAACAGTAATACTTACCCTCTAAAATACCACCATGCTCATTGAACCATCCTTATTAGTAGTAGCTTTAATTGCAGTTATAGCAGGCTCTGCTCTTCAAAGTATGTCAGGCTTTGGATTAGCGGTTATCGCCTCACCTATTTTAGTCATCATTAATCCTGAATTCTTACCTGCGCCTATACTGGCATTAGGTTGTATTTTATCACTGTTAAATTGCATTCGTTATCGGCAGCAATTACATTTTAGCAATATAAAACTAGCGCTTTTGGCGCGAATTCCTGGTTCAGTACTGGGAATTGTATTGTTAGCTTTATTACCGTCAATATTTTTTTCCGTCGGTTTCTCCTTCCTTATAATACTCTCAGTGTTCCTGACTTATCGGCGTGTAGATATCCACCATTGTCCGAGAAACTTAGTATTAGCGGGATTTTTTTCAGGACTCATGGGCACCACAACGTCAGTCGGTGGCCCCCCTATTGCGTTGGTTTACCAAAATAGTAATCTCAATACGTTAAGAGCAGAACTTGGGCTTTTTTTTCTTATTGGAACACTGGTATCTCTGGCTATGTTACTGGTATCAGGCAATATAAATTATGCTCAACTGCAACTGACCTTGCCTTTGATCCCTGCGTTATTTGTCGGGTTTGCTTCTTCATTTTATTTGGATAAGTACTTAGGGCAGCGTTATTTAAAACCATTAATTGCTACGCTTTCGCTGACGTCCTGTGGCATTATTTTGCTAAAAGCCTTCCTTTATTGAAGCATTTACTAAAGGTTTTAATAAATGAAACACTAAAGAGTATTGTTATGAAATAAATGACTAAAAGATGCATCAATTAACATCAAGGCTACTATGTTTGAGCTCTCCCCCTGAATATCATTTTCCTAAATAAAGTGCTCCAAATTAACATGTTCCTCATTATGTTAGTGCGACAAATATTAAGGTGTGGTCATTGAGGCATTGAGTACTTTTGCACTTAGCTTCCCATCGTTTGCTCACTGTTATTTACCATCAATCCCACTAATAACACCACTAACACCATCCAAACTTGTGCCACTGGCAATATAAAATTGAATGGGTTGTATCCACTAAAGTGAGAAATTTAGCAACAATATAATAGTTGAGGAACACAGAGTGTTAATCGGTTAAAAACAAGCAGCACCAAATAGAAGGGAACAGAACAGAACAGAACAGAGGTATAACAAGTTCGACGCTCTGAAGACGTCCTTCCAAAGTATTACGATTTTTAATAATAAAAAACCGGCAAAGTGCCGGCTTTTTATTTTAATCTAAGTGCGATTCAAAATATTAATCACACTTTTTAAAGATACTTATTGTGGTACTGCCGCATAAGCAACAACTTCACACAACATTTCTTCACGTGCCAAACCGGCAACAATCATTGCGGCTCGGTTAGGATATGGTGCTTGAAAGTACTCAGCATACACTTTGTTAAACACCGGTAATTGGTCGCGCGCAGTGACATAAATAAGTACTTGCGTCACATCGTCCATAGTCAAATTGGCAGCTTCAATAGTGTGCTTAAAGTTTTCCATTGTTTGACGTGCTTGCGCTTCAATACCACCTTCAACTACCTGCCCTTCTGCATTAATTGGGATCTGAGCTGTTGATAAAGTGTTATTAGCAATAATTGCCCATTCTAACGGTGCTTTCGAAGCAAATAGTTCTGTTTTTACTGGTGTTTTCATAATTTTACTCTGTAATTAAATTTAATCGATAACGTAACGCTTTAACAATAAATAGCTTATTAGCGTAGGAAGCGTTTGTCTTCATAATGCGGGGATTAACCATCATGATAAGCCCCCTTAAATTAAGGTACCTACCATGATTAATTAATTTGACTTATAACCCTTGCTCGTCAGCCATCTTGCGAGCAATTTGCGGTGCATTCCATAAGGACGGTAATAAGACCAGGGATACAGGTACTGCCGTTACTACAATAAAGGATTGCAATGCCGATATACCACCTGAGCCAATAGAGATAAGCAAAGCTGCCATAACCCCCATCATAACGCCCCAGAACACACGTAAAGAACTCTGTGGTGAATCAGTACCAGTCATTACCATAGATACTGAGAATGTCATTGAATCGCCCGTAGTCGCTACAAAGATAGTCGTTAATATCAAGAACAAGAATGATATTATCCAACCAAATGGCAACTGCTCTGTAATAGCCAGTAATGCTGCTGGTAAATTAAAACCAGTGAAAGGTTCTGAAATAACACCTGGTGTCGCTAACTCAAACGCTAAACCACTGCCACCTACAATAGTGAACCAAAAACAGGTGATAACCGGCGCAACCACTGAAATAGTTAAGATCATCTGACGGATAGTACGACCGCGAGAGATACGCGCAACAAACATCGCCATTAACGGACCGTAACCTAAGAACCATCCCCAAAAGAACACAGTCCACCAGTCAAGCCATGCAGTATTTGCACGATAAGTCGCCATTGGAATAAAGTTATTTAGGTAAAGACCAAAAGAGTGCAAGTAACTGTCAAAGATAAAAGCAGTAGGGCCAAATATTAAAATAAATGCCATTAAGAAAATTGCTAAAATAATATTGATACTACTTAAAAGTTGGATGCCTTTAGTAACACCACTCACAGCAGAAATAGTATAGATACAAATAAGACCAACTAATATGGATACTTGTGTTACGTAGGTATCAGGAATACCAAACAGTTTTTCTAAGCCAAAGCTTACCTGTAAACCAAGGAAACCAATAGGTCCAACCGTACCTGCCACTACAGCGAGTACACAACAAGAGTCAACCAGAGTACCAAAAGCACCTTTCATTACCTTGTCACCAAAAACAGGATAAAGTAAAGTACGCGGTTTTAACGGTAAGCCCTTTTCATAATGCAAATACATAAGCACTACGCCAGTCAAACTACCTAGAATGGCCCAAGCTAAAAAGCCCCAATGCATAAAGCTTTGTGCTAACGCATTATAAGCCGCTTCAGTTGTTCCTGTTTCCCCACCAAAATAAGGAGATGGGGAAGTAAAATGCGCCATTGGCTCAGCAGCAGCCCAAAAGACACCGCCACCCGCAAGTAGCGTACACATGATGATAGAAATCCATTTAAAGGTCGACATCTCAGGCGACTTTAGTCCCCCTAACACAACGCCACCAGTTCGACTTACCGCCATAAAGATCCCAATAACAAAAGTCAGGAGCAGGAGTACTTGCCAGTAAGCGCCAAAGATTTTAGTTGATGCTGCAAAGGTTGAATTAACCCAGTTAGACACCATTTTGATATCGTACAATGCGAGGATACAAAATAGCACAAGCGCGCCACCACTGATCAAAAATACGGGTATATCTACCCCTTCTAGGAATTTGATTTTAGGCATTTTAACCTCGCTCTCTTCCGCAATAGCTTTAGAAGTATTCATTATTATAGTCTCCTGATAGATCTCTTATCGTTATAATTTATATGTCACTATCCCTATATTGATTTCATACCAAACAAACTAACTTTTTTGATCAACTTTACATGATCAATCATTCAATCTATTTGGTATTGCTCAATACAAACTAGCGCTTTAACACTTGTGGTTTTAAACCCTCATCGAGTAAGTTCAACCAGTTCATGCCCATGACTTTGGCGATATCTTCCGTCCTAAAGCCTCGGTTTTGTAAACCTTTTGTAATATTTGGAAAGTCACGGCTATCACGAAACCAGGATAACGGACGAGGCCAATCAGCATTTGCTTTTGAGCCTTCTCCATAATCCATTTCCTTTGACCAACGTCCATTACGCATCCATTCAAGTACAGATAAGGGTTGTTCTTGACACAAATCTGTACCGATTCCAATATGATCAATGCCCATTAAATCTGCGGTATTAGCCACCATGTCGCAAAAATCATCCAAGCTACAATCAGGGCCATTTTTAAGATGAAACGGGTAAAGGCTAAAACCTAATAACCCACCTGATTCTCCCAATGCTTTTAGCACTGTGTCCGACTTATTGCGCTTGGCTTCATGAAAACTGTTCGGGTTGGCATGTGAGATCACAATAGGACGCTCTGATATATCTATCGCCTCTAAAGTACTGCGCTCTGCACTGTGGCTCATATCTACCACCATACCAACACGGTTCATTTCCTTGATTACTTGTTTACCAAAGCGAGTAACGCCACTATCTTCTGCTTCATAACAACCACAAGCCAATAAGCTTTGATTGTTATAAGTAAGCTGCATAATCATCAAGTTGAGTTCACGCATGATCTCAACCATGCCAATATCATCTTCAATGGGTGAACAGTTCTGCGCACCAAACATGATGCCGACCTTACCTAATTGTTTGGCAAGACGAATATCCGCCGCGCTTTTCACCGGCATGATCAAATCATGATGGATCTCAAACTGGCGATTCCATTCACCTATTCGCAATAATGTTTCTCTAATTTGTTCGTGGTAAACAACGGTGACATGCACCATAGTTACACCACCTTCTTTAAGCTGCTGAAAAATAGCCCGGTTCCAATTTGAGTACTGCAGGCCGTCAATGACAATAAGATCGTTATGCATAATGACTACTCGATTTATGAACGGATATAAGTGGTTTTTACGATAGTGTAAAATTCTTTTGCGTAGCTACCCATTTCACGTGAGCCAAAACTAGAATCTTTACGGCCACCAAAAGGTACGTGATAATCAGTACCTGCTGTTGGCAAGTTAACCATTGCACAACCTGTTTGAGCATTGCGTTTGAAGTGCGTTGCATATTTAAGAGATTGCGTACAAATACCGCCAACCAAACCATAATTGGTGTCGTTCAGTGTGGCTAACGCTTCGTCGTAATCTTTCACTTTAATCACACAAGCGATAGGCGCAAAAGCTTCGTCACGGTTAATCGTCATGGCATTGGTAGTTTCAGTGAATAAAGCTGGCGTTAAGTAATAACCCTCAGTTTCTTCAGTGATAACATCACCGCCACTGACTAACTTGCCACCTTCTTTTTTGGCTATTTCAAGGTAGTTAAGGTTTTGCTTCATTTGACGAGCATCTGCTACCGCGCCAATATGAACGCCTTCACGTAATGGATGACCGACAACAAGTTGCTTCATTCTTGCAACAACCGCGTCAACAAAACGATCATGAATACCTTCAGTCACGATTAAACGTGATGAAGCAGTACATTTTTGACCTGTACCAAAGAAAGCACCGCCAACAGCACACTCAACAGCGTTATCCAAATCAGCGTCATCTAGTACGATTAGTGCATTTTTGCTGCCCATTTCTAATTGGCATTTTACTAAGTTTGTTGCCGTTGCTATTGCAACTTTACGACCTGTTTCTAAAGAGCCAGTAAAAGTTAGTGCGTTAATCTTTTTAGAGTTAATTAACAAATCACCTACTTCTGCACCAGGGCCCATTACCAGGTTAAACGTACCTGCAGGCAAACCTTGACGTGAGATGATTTCAGTTAATGCCCAAGCACTCGCTGGCACTTGATTCGCTGGTTTTAAAACAACCGAATTACCAAACGCCAATGCTGGTGCTATTTTCCAAGCAGCGGTTGCTACAGGGAAATTCCACGGTGTAATAATACCGACAACGCCAACTGGCTCTCTGCGGGTTTCAATCTCAATACCTGGGCGAACTGAATCAGCTGTTTCACCCATTTGACGCAATACTTCAGCGGCATAATAATGAAAAAACTGACCAGAACGATAAATCTCGCCAGCGCCTTCAGGTAACGTTTTACCTTCTTCTCGGGCTAACAACTTACCTAATTCATCTTTACGTGCAATCAGCTCATCACCGATGGCCATCAATACTGAATAGCGTTGTTCTAAGCCACTTTCTTGCCATTCAAGTTGGCCTTTTATTGCTGCATCTAAAGCAGCTTCGGCTTGTTCTTGGTTAGCTTGTGCATAGTGACCAATAACATCACTGATGTCCGCTGGACTGATGTTAGCAAGTGAGCTTTCGCCTTCTACCCATGTGCCATTGATGTAATTGCAAAAAATTGATTCAGACATAAATACCTCCATAAAATAATTGAATTTATTATAGGCAGTATGTTTTAATAATAAAAATTAATAAAAAATATCTATTGATAAGGATTCCTTATGGCACTACCTGAATTTAAAATAGCCCAGTTACGTCACTTCGTCTGGGTAGCAGAATTAAAGGGGTTTCATACGGCAGCAGAAAAAGCTTGTCGAACTCAACCGGCAATATCTTTATCAATTCGAGATCTAGAAAATAAACTCAGTACGATATTATTTGAAAAGCGCAATGCGAAAACCTCAAATACTGAACTAACGCCTTTTGGTCAATATTTTCTACCTAAAGCGAAAGAGCTTATTGCCCACCATGACAACGTTGCTCAGGATATGGCCTTGATGAGTGAACATAAAACAGGTCATTTACGCCTCGCCTCAGTACCTTCTATTGCGTGTAGGATGTTGCCCGAATTATTGTCAAAATTTATCGCTGATGTGCCAGAGCTTCATATCAGTTTTTATGATGATAACTCCGAGGCGGTCTTAAGAAAGGTTGAAAAACAACAAGTAGATATTGGTATCGCTAGTTTGCCTCATGGACATGAACATGCCGATATTACTTTTACGCCTATTTGGGAAGATCAGCTTGGTGTGGTTTGTCGTGAAGATCACCCTTTTGCGGAAATGACTGAACTGCATTGGAAAGAATTACGTAAACAACGACTGATCAGAAATGGGACTTCTCGCTTGCTCGAAGATACTGAAGCAGAGCCGTTATTGAGCGACTCGCAATTTCTTATTTCTAATATGTTGTCATTAATCGCTATGCTTGAAGAAGGTCTTGGCATCACCACGTTACCCTGGTTTGCTTTTCCTAAAAATAATAGCAAACTTCGTTTTATCCCACTGACAACGCCTAAAATTGTCCGTCATATCGGCATAGTTCAACTCAAAAACAAATCGTTATCCCCAGCAGCAGAAGCCTTAGCAAACTTCATTTTAAAAAATACTAACCAAAAAAAGACTAGTGACCTTAACCCTGAATAAGTGCTGGAAACGATCACTCTGACAGCGACTTACTACAAGGAAAAATTTCACAATAACGCCTGCTGAAACAATCATACCCGTTACTATCAAAAGCAAGGATAGCTTTTGACCTTACTGACTCTCATCGGTATGTTAGATAGTCTCAACTTGGGATAAGTCACCTTACTCAACAATCAGTTAACTCTTAGTTAAAACAGATAGCAATTCACTAAACTTTACATTTACAAACGTGCAACTCTCAAAATTACTGCTACATTATAGTTTTAGCAGTACTTCTGTTAAGAGTAATAGTATTATTTAAAGGACTATCAAATGACTATTAAAGTTAGACTAACTGCCATATTAATTGTAATGATTATTTTACTCGCTACCGCAATAACCTCACAAAAAATAGCCACCAACAAAAACAAACATCAAACCCTAAGTAGTGATACGCGTTATCTTTCTTACTTGATCGCCGATGAATTTAGACAAAGCTCAATAGACTTAACCCGTCTTTGCCGATTATTTGTTGCTACTGGAGAACAAAAATATTGGGATGCTTATTGGCTCATTGTTAATTGGCGTAATGGCGAGGTTGAGCGTCCTAATAATGTTGATAATAATTTATATCCAGATCAGCGCATTAAGCAAAGTAAGATCATGAAAGAGTTAAATTTCTCAGCGAACGAGTTCACTTTATTAGAAAAAGCCAACAGTTACTCTAACACCTTGATTGCTACAGAAGAGCAAGCAATGCAAACTATTAAAAACGGAGAAGTAGCGCAAGGTCCATTCCAAAAATCCCCTAATGAAAGCATCAATGACTTTGCTTTACGTTTAGTCTTCAGTGATGCGTATCAGCAAGATGTTAAGAAAATAATGACGCCTGTAAACGCGTTTTTTAATGCGTTAGATAAACGCACCGCAGATGATTTACTTCGTTCACAACAAGATGCAAACTTTTGGTTAAGCAATAGTTTAATCGTGCAAGTAATCGTCGCCATAATATTACTTTCTCTAATGTTTTTTATGAAAGTCACCCTATTTAAACCCTTAGAACATGTCATTAATGCCATGAATAATATTGGTGGCGGCGATGGTGATTTAAGTCAACGTTTACATGAACACGGCAAGGATGAATTATCTTCTTTAGGTAAAGGTTTTAATCTATTTGCCAGCTATATTCAAACAGTCGTGATTGAACTACGTAGCGCAATTGGTGAAATTTCTAGCTCTTCAGCACAATTAAATACCACGGCAAATTTAACCGAGCAATCAGTTATCGAACAGAAAGTTGGCATTGAACAGGTACTTATTGCTATAGAGCAAATGATTCCCGCAGTGCAGGAAGTTGCCGTTAATGCATCGCAAGGACTTGAACAAGCAAAGCTTTCTGACGAAGCAGCAAAAGAAGGTTTACAAGTGGTGGACCAAGCAAATAATAATATCAACTTATTAGAAGTAGATATTGATAATGCTTCTGGAGTAATCAATAAACTTGCACAAGATACTAACAATATCGGCTCGGTATTAGATGTTATCCGTGGCATTGCCGACCAAACCAATTTATTGGCCTTAAATGCTGCAATTGAAGCAGCGCGGGCCGGAGAACAAGGACGAGGTTTTGCTGTGGTAGCTGATGAGGTTCGGACTTTAGCTCAGCGTACACAAGACTCAACGTCTGAAATTCAACAAATGATTGAGAAACTACAAGTTGGTGCTAAGGATGCTGTTAAGGTGATGGTACAAAGTAAAAACCGTACGACTGATTGTGTAGAAAATACCGGTCAAGCAGGTCATTCCCTATCTAAAATCACCTCATCTGTAGGAGAAATTACCGATATTAATAGCCAAATAGCCGCAGCGACTGAAGAGTTAAATGCCAGCATAGAGGAAATACGTCGTACTGTGGATAACATCAATCAACATGTAGAACGCACAGCTAAAGGCTCTCAAGAAACAGCCAATAAAAGTGACTATACCACTCAACTTACCAGTCAAATGCAGCTATTAATTGAGCGTTTTAAAACAGAATAATACCTAAGGGCTGTTGATTTTTTAATTGACAGCCAACTCATTGAACATATCAAGTCTATAAAACTATTTGCCACTCAGCGACAGTTAACAGGTTTACTGCAAGCATTAGTGAGGATAACTTATCCTGCATGTCTAATAGCCTACCTTCCTGTAGCACCTATGCAGAGACCAATAACGCTGCTTAGTTAAGGCTTTAACTTCCTATTAGGTAGTGGCCCTTTCGAAAACTTGTCAAAAGTTGATTAACTGCACAATACTCACTTGACTTATAATGACTAAATCAATTGTAACCACGCACATAACTTTCCGTACTAACATCATTACAAAATGTTTGCTCATGCTTACTTACATGCTGTTGTGTATTGGTATTAGCCGGGTGTTTATTCTCGCTAACAGCCACTTCTTTATGCTCTAAACCTGTAGCGTTTAAATAATTACTTTCGTCATGGGTTAGTGAATTCATTGTGCACCTCAATCAATTTATGCGGTTAAATATTTACCGCTGTTGGATATGCAATGATTATAGTAAGCCTTTTTCGATAATAAAAATTAATAAATAATATACAATGATAAAAAAAACTTATTACCTCTATTTAAAGTTAAAAAGCTTCATTGAAGTTTTAGCCCACCAATTCACCAACTACTCCTGCTATTGCCTTTTCATTAAACTTAACATTCTTCAAACAAACAATATGACTACCTTTAAGTAAAATAAAATAATAACTATACTATTCAATTAACTAGACAAGGTATATAAGTTTTTCTTATCAGACGATAGACCTTATTGCCTTGTATAAAGTGACTTAATGGGCGAAAAATAACATCACATTCAGTGAGGTCATTTTTTAGACTTCATTAATATCCGCGTTGATTTATTAAAGCTTCAACGAGTTAATGCTTGAATTTGCTTCTATACCAGAACAAGAACAACAAGAAAATCGAAGTCAATTCAGATAACATATTTTGTATAGCAAATGAGGATCAGTAAATGACAACTAATGCAGCTATCCACTCATCGCTTTGGGGTGAAAATTCTTTACCTCTTCGCCCTGCAAGTCAGGTGATGAAATTGGAACGCCTTGGCGCTTACCATCAAAGTCGCCTAAGTTTTATGCGTACTTTGGTACGTCGAATATTTCGTGAACGCTGGAAGATTGAACCTTCCGTTTTTAATCTCGATGATGATGGCTACGGCACGGTTGTCTATGAAGTCCAAGCCCCACATGGTTTGTTCAGCTTTGTTTTATTTTCTGATTACCTTTCACCAGATGAACGTAATGACCGTGTTATTGCCACCAAATGGGACCTTACTATGGCCCTGGTTGAAGGTAAGGTTGACCAAGCTTATATTGAACAATTACGTGAAAACGTCCCTAAACAAGAAGCCGGACGCGTAGATGCCCGTGTTTTTGTTTTATCTCGAGCCAACCGCAGTGCACGTAACTTTGATTATGTGGTCAATCAACTTGCTGCAGGTGAACAACCTGATGTGGCTAAGATTGTTGAAGTAGGTTATTTGTATCGCACCACAGCAGTTTATGGCAGTGGTAAACTCGGTATGGCTGATTGGGAAAAAGTCAGAGAAAAACATAAAGATTTTGCCCGACCATTTGCTGGTGAAATGTTTGTTTGTCTGATGCTACGGAACTTTAGTTTATTACAAGTCGAACATATTGCTCGTCATAAAAAACCCGACACATTCAATCCAATGAAGCCTGAGATAAAACGCTACTTTGGCATCGGTAATTCAACGGGCCTTGGCATGGCGCCCTATTTGGTCAATCATCCGCTTCTTATCAACCAATGGATAGAAATGCGTGAACTGGCTCTAGCACGCGTTCGTGCACTAGGCAGCGTTAATGATCAAGTACGTGAAACCATTAGTCAACTAATTGACCGCAGTGCACAACACACCCTTGAAACACAGACCGAAGATGAATGGCAAACCAATAATAATAAAGCGGTTATTGAAGATATGGCCTGCCTGAAAAGTCGTATTGAAGGTGGCTTTGACTCATGGAACGAGCTAGTTGAGTACAGTGAACAACATTGCTCGTTGCAGGGCCAAGAAATGTTGGTGTCTTGCATGTTAGAAATATACCCCGAACTTGTCGACGAATTAGAGGATTTTCACAGTGCAGAGGAGTTTTTAGACCTTGACCCACTCATGCCTGCTGGACAACTTAGAGATATCATCGAAAAACGTTATGACTGGGCATTAGCAATAGATTTTGACGCAGAAGGCGCTCGAGAAACTTACTGGTACCGTTCAGAAGAAAAAATGGAACCTCGTCTAGGCAGTGTTGCTGATATTGAAGGTAAGAAGAAGCAAATGGCACTGGGTGTCGGTTATGCCGTACGTAAATGTTATAACCAATTAATTGATTATATCGCGCAAAACCCCGATGACACCACGGCTCGATTTATGGTTTCACATCCAAAATTACGTGGGATTGTACGACGCATTCAGGGCATGAACCGCTGTGTTTATGGTGATATCCAAGCAAATCTATTAGATCGCGAAGTATTACCGATGCACTTATTGCGCGCCAAGTTAGCTTTTTTTGGTGTAAGTAAGTTTGATCCTCGTTCTCGTTTATGGGTACGTAATACCATGTTCCAGGGCGCGCCACTATTAGAAGAAATTGGCCAATCATTTAATGACGACTGGTTTATGCCACTAGCACCAAAGCAATAGGAGAGTTCCGTGAATATTTCAATGAATGAATTAAAAGCAGCTCTACGCAGATGCTTTGAAGCAAGTGATTACTTTGTCGGTAATTATGAAGATGCAGCCAACATGGTGCTTTGGTTAGAAAAGCATGGCTTAAATGGCTTGAGTGAGTTCAAATTAGCCTTGCCTTATATTGGTGAAGATAAAAACAAACCATTAAGTAATGTAATTTATGAAGATAGCACTTCAGCAATTATTGATGCTCACCATCGTAGCGCCCTTAATTGCATTGCTGCAGCGGTAGACCTAGCACACGCTAAAGCATTAGAAAGTGGTATAGCCACAGTCACAGTGCATAATTGCCACAACAGAATTTTTATTCTAAAAGCACTGACAGATCGTGGTCGTAGCGGTATTAGTGCCGCAGCTTATTGGCAAAACGGTAGTGATACCGTGACCGAACATACTGCTGCCATCCGCTCAGGTCAACGCTACCCAAGTTACAGTGAGGGGGTTACCAATCTAACAAGCAGTGAAAATGACAAACAAGCGCTTACTATTATTTGTAGCTCACGAGTAGACTTAACGTCTTCTTTGCAAAATAGTAAAAGTCATTTTATTAGCCCTAAACAAGTTGAAAGTAATAAAGAGCATACTGTTGAACATGGTATTGAAATTGATGCTGGTGTTTGGGAAGAAATTAATAAAATAGGCTTGGGCGTATTAGTTGAAAATACCGAGCGTTCACGAAAAGATGCCGGTGGTAATTAATACCAATCGGACTAATTTATTGATCACTTAGCGAGAATTAAAAGGCTTAGAGGCAAGGCATTGATTGAAGAGAATAGTTATTCTATTGTCAAAATCAATAACGCCACTTATAAGCCTTTCAAACTCGCCCTTCGGGAGCTCATTAGCAAACTGATAACATCACAAAATGAATGAAATATAGACTAACTATGTTTAACTCATTTTGCTTGTTTTAAGCTCGCTAATGTAGCTCTAAGGTGACCAATAAATTAATCGTTTGGTATAAAAGGCCTTTAACTACTGTCGACAGATACAAGGTATTTGTCGACATAAAAACCTCCTTTTAAGGTGCCAATATTTTGCATAATCTAGCAATAGCCCCCCTCAGCGG
The DNA window shown above is from Colwellia psychrerythraea 34H and carries:
- a CDS encoding DUF3726 domain-containing protein; translated protein: MNISMNELKAALRRCFEASDYFVGNYEDAANMVLWLEKHGLNGLSEFKLALPYIGEDKNKPLSNVIYEDSTSAIIDAHHRSALNCIAAAVDLAHAKALESGIATVTVHNCHNRIFILKALTDRGRSGISAAAYWQNGSDTVTEHTAAIRSGQRYPSYSEGVTNLTSSENDKQALTIICSSRVDLTSSLQNSKSHFISPKQVESNKEHTVEHGIEIDAGVWEEINKIGLGVLVENTERSRKDAGGN